The Vicia villosa cultivar HV-30 ecotype Madison, WI unplaced genomic scaffold, Vvil1.0 ctg.004338F_1_1, whole genome shotgun sequence genome has a window encoding:
- the LOC131641975 gene encoding protein NRT1/ PTR FAMILY 5.10-like isoform X2 has product MENPNEVSLEPELTDLVDGAVDYSGQPAVRSKSGYWRSAWFIIERMSFYGIQGNLISYLTGPLKQTTASAAKNVNIWAGTASLLPLLGAFVADSFLGRYRTIIIASLIYILGLGLLALSAMLPSVIKTKCQVDSKFMLCSQHSQVILFFVSLYLVAIGQGGHKPCVQAFGADQFDEKHPKEHRARSSFFNWWFFTMVGGCAATLFILNYIQDNYSWVLGFGIPCVVMIVGLIVFLLGTMTYRFNIKGNDKSPFLRICRVFVAAIRNWRNTSPSINVEEECDAMLHHQSSDQFNFLNKALLTPKGSKEENNCSISEVEEAKAILRLVPIWTTCLVYGIVFAQVFTFFTKQGKSMERTIFPGFDIPPASLQTINSLAVVLFSPIYDRIFVPIARAITGKPSGITMLQRIGTGIFISIFIVVFAAFVEIKRLKLAKEYGLVDDPDATVPMSIWWLIPQYFLFGVSEVFTMVGLQEFFYDQVPNELRSMGLALYLSIVGVGSFLSSFLISMIENLSSKDGHESWFSDNINKAHLDYFYWLLSGLSLVGFTLFIYFSKSYIYNHKGIIKIVTR; this is encoded by the exons ATGGAGAATCCTAACGAGGTTTCGTTAGAACCCGAATTAACTGATCTTGTAGACGGTGCGGTTGACTACAGTGGCCAACCCGCCGTTAGATCCAAATCTGGTTACTGGAGATCCGCTTGGTTCATCATAG AAAGAATGTCATTTTATGGAATTCAAGGAAACTTGATATCTTATCTAACTGGACCACTCAAACAGACCACTGCATCAGCTGCTAAGAATGTGAATATCTGGGCTGGAACCGcttctcttcttcctctcttaGGTGCTTTTGTTGCTGATTCTTTTCTCGGACGATACCGCACTATCATAATCGCTTCTCTCATCTATATCTTG GGACTTGGCTTGTTAGCATTATCAGCTATGCTTCCTTCCGTCATCAAAACTAAATGTCAAGTTGATAGTAAATTCATGTTATGCTCCCAACATTCACAAGTAATCTTATTCTTCGTATCGCTCTATCTAGTTGCTATTGGACAAGGTGGACATAAACCTTGTGTTCAAGCTTTTGGCGCGGATCAGTTTGACGAAAAACATCCCAAGGAGCACAGAGCTAGAAGCTCGTTCTTTAATTGGTGGTTTTTTACAATGGTTGGGGGTTGCGCGGCGACGCTTTTTATATTGAACTATATACAAGATAACTATAGTTGGGTTCTTGGATTTGGGATCCCTTGTGTTGTGATGATCGTTGGTTTGATTGTTTTCTTGCTTGGAACGATGACATATAGGTTTAACATTAAGGGTAATGACAAGAGTCCTTTTCTAAGAATCTGTCGGGTATTCGTTGCAGCTATAAGAAATTGGCGAAATACCTCACCAAGCATAAATGTTGAAGAGGAATGTGATGCAATGCTTCACCATCAAAGTTCCGATCAATTCAA CTTCCTCAACAAGGCATTGTTAACACCAAAAGGATCTAAAGAAGAAAACAACTGTAGCATTAGCGAGGTTGAAGAAGCAAAGGCAATACTAAGGTTGGTTCCAATTTGGACTACATGTTTGGTTTATGGTATTGTCTTTGCTCAAGTTTTCACATTCTTCACCAAGCAAGGGAAATCTATGGAGAGAACAATATTTCCCGGTTTCGATATACCCCCAGCTTCACTTCAAACGATTAACAGTCTCGCCGTTGTTCTCTTCAGCCCTATCTACGATCGCATTTTTGTGCCAATAGCACGAGCTATCACAGGAAAACCATCAGGCATCACAATGCTTCAAAGGATCGGAACCGGAATTTTTATATCCATATTCATAGTGgtatttgcagcatttgttgaGATTAAAAGATTAAAACTAGCAAAAGAGTATGGTCTTGTTGATGATCCTGATGCAACTGTTCCAATGAGTATATGGTGGTTGATTCCTCAATATTTTTTGTTTGGTGTTTCTGAGGTTTTTACTATGGTTGGTCTTCAAGAGTTTTTCTATGATCAAGTTCCAAATGAACTAAGAAGCATGGGACTTGCACTCTATTTGAGTATTGTTGGTGTTGGAAGCTTTCTTAGTAGCTTTCTGATTTCTATGATTGAAAATCTTAGTAGCAAAGATGGTCATGAAAGTTGGTTCTCTGACAATATCAATAAGGCACATCTTGATTATTTTTATTGGCTACTTTCTGGATTAAGTTTGGTGGGGTTTACtttgttcatttatttttcaaaatcttaCATTTATAATCACAAAGGTATCATCAAGATAGTCACTcgttag
- the LOC131641975 gene encoding protein NRT1/ PTR FAMILY 5.10-like isoform X1, with protein sequence MENPNEVSLEPELTDLVDGAVDYSGQPAVRSKSGYWRSAWFIIGVEVTERMSFYGIQGNLISYLTGPLKQTTASAAKNVNIWAGTASLLPLLGAFVADSFLGRYRTIIIASLIYILGLGLLALSAMLPSVIKTKCQVDSKFMLCSQHSQVILFFVSLYLVAIGQGGHKPCVQAFGADQFDEKHPKEHRARSSFFNWWFFTMVGGCAATLFILNYIQDNYSWVLGFGIPCVVMIVGLIVFLLGTMTYRFNIKGNDKSPFLRICRVFVAAIRNWRNTSPSINVEEECDAMLHHQSSDQFNFLNKALLTPKGSKEENNCSISEVEEAKAILRLVPIWTTCLVYGIVFAQVFTFFTKQGKSMERTIFPGFDIPPASLQTINSLAVVLFSPIYDRIFVPIARAITGKPSGITMLQRIGTGIFISIFIVVFAAFVEIKRLKLAKEYGLVDDPDATVPMSIWWLIPQYFLFGVSEVFTMVGLQEFFYDQVPNELRSMGLALYLSIVGVGSFLSSFLISMIENLSSKDGHESWFSDNINKAHLDYFYWLLSGLSLVGFTLFIYFSKSYIYNHKGIIKIVTR encoded by the exons ATGGAGAATCCTAACGAGGTTTCGTTAGAACCCGAATTAACTGATCTTGTAGACGGTGCGGTTGACTACAGTGGCCAACCCGCCGTTAGATCCAAATCTGGTTACTGGAGATCCGCTTGGTTCATCATAG GTGTGGAAGTTACAGAAAGAATGTCATTTTATGGAATTCAAGGAAACTTGATATCTTATCTAACTGGACCACTCAAACAGACCACTGCATCAGCTGCTAAGAATGTGAATATCTGGGCTGGAACCGcttctcttcttcctctcttaGGTGCTTTTGTTGCTGATTCTTTTCTCGGACGATACCGCACTATCATAATCGCTTCTCTCATCTATATCTTG GGACTTGGCTTGTTAGCATTATCAGCTATGCTTCCTTCCGTCATCAAAACTAAATGTCAAGTTGATAGTAAATTCATGTTATGCTCCCAACATTCACAAGTAATCTTATTCTTCGTATCGCTCTATCTAGTTGCTATTGGACAAGGTGGACATAAACCTTGTGTTCAAGCTTTTGGCGCGGATCAGTTTGACGAAAAACATCCCAAGGAGCACAGAGCTAGAAGCTCGTTCTTTAATTGGTGGTTTTTTACAATGGTTGGGGGTTGCGCGGCGACGCTTTTTATATTGAACTATATACAAGATAACTATAGTTGGGTTCTTGGATTTGGGATCCCTTGTGTTGTGATGATCGTTGGTTTGATTGTTTTCTTGCTTGGAACGATGACATATAGGTTTAACATTAAGGGTAATGACAAGAGTCCTTTTCTAAGAATCTGTCGGGTATTCGTTGCAGCTATAAGAAATTGGCGAAATACCTCACCAAGCATAAATGTTGAAGAGGAATGTGATGCAATGCTTCACCATCAAAGTTCCGATCAATTCAA CTTCCTCAACAAGGCATTGTTAACACCAAAAGGATCTAAAGAAGAAAACAACTGTAGCATTAGCGAGGTTGAAGAAGCAAAGGCAATACTAAGGTTGGTTCCAATTTGGACTACATGTTTGGTTTATGGTATTGTCTTTGCTCAAGTTTTCACATTCTTCACCAAGCAAGGGAAATCTATGGAGAGAACAATATTTCCCGGTTTCGATATACCCCCAGCTTCACTTCAAACGATTAACAGTCTCGCCGTTGTTCTCTTCAGCCCTATCTACGATCGCATTTTTGTGCCAATAGCACGAGCTATCACAGGAAAACCATCAGGCATCACAATGCTTCAAAGGATCGGAACCGGAATTTTTATATCCATATTCATAGTGgtatttgcagcatttgttgaGATTAAAAGATTAAAACTAGCAAAAGAGTATGGTCTTGTTGATGATCCTGATGCAACTGTTCCAATGAGTATATGGTGGTTGATTCCTCAATATTTTTTGTTTGGTGTTTCTGAGGTTTTTACTATGGTTGGTCTTCAAGAGTTTTTCTATGATCAAGTTCCAAATGAACTAAGAAGCATGGGACTTGCACTCTATTTGAGTATTGTTGGTGTTGGAAGCTTTCTTAGTAGCTTTCTGATTTCTATGATTGAAAATCTTAGTAGCAAAGATGGTCATGAAAGTTGGTTCTCTGACAATATCAATAAGGCACATCTTGATTATTTTTATTGGCTACTTTCTGGATTAAGTTTGGTGGGGTTTACtttgttcatttatttttcaaaatcttaCATTTATAATCACAAAGGTATCATCAAGATAGTCACTcgttag